Proteins from a genomic interval of Physeter macrocephalus isolate SW-GA chromosome 21, ASM283717v5, whole genome shotgun sequence:
- the LOC102994296 gene encoding LOW QUALITY PROTEIN: T-complex protein 1 subunit zeta-like (The sequence of the model RefSeq protein was modified relative to this genomic sequence to represent the inferred CDS: substituted 2 bases at 2 genomic stop codons), with translation MAAVKTLNPKAEVAXAHAALAVNISVAWGLLYVLRTNLGLKGTMKMLVSGAGDIKLTKDGNVLLHEMQIQHATASLIAKVATAQDDINGDGTTSNVLIIGELLKQVDLYISEGLHPRIITEGSDAAKEKALQFLEQVKLSKEMDRETLIDVARTSLRTKVHAELADVLTEAVVDSILAIKKQDEPIDLFMVEIMEMKHKSETDASLIRGLVLDHGTWHPDMKKRVKDAYILTCNVSLEYGKTEVNSGFFFFFFFYKSAEEKVVKAERKFIEDRVKKMIDLKTKVCGDSDKGFVVINQKGIDPFSLDALAKEGIVALCRAKRRNVERLTLACGGVALNSLDDLNPDCLGHAGLVYEYTLGKDKFTFIEKYNNPRSVTLLIKGPNNHTLTQIKDAIRDGLRAVXNTTDDGCVVPGAGAVEVAMAEALIKYKRSVKGRAQLGVQAFADALLMIPKVLAQNSVFDLQETLVKVQAEHSESGQLVGVDLNTGEPMVAAEVGTRDNYCVKKQLLHSCSAIATNILLVDEIMRAGMSSLKS, from the coding sequence ATGGCGGCCGTGAAGACCCTGAACCCCAAGGCTGAGGTGGCCTGAGCCCATGCGGCGTTGGCCGTCAACATCAGCGTGGCCTGGGGGCTGCTGTACGTGCTGAGGACCAACTTGGGGCTTAAGGGCACCATGAAGATGCTTGTTTCTGGTGCTGGAGACATCAAGCTCACTAAAGATGGAAATGTGCTGCTTCATGAAATGCAAATTCAACACGCAACAGCCTCCTTAATAGCCAAAGTAGCAACAGCCCAGGATGACATAAATGGTGATGGTACTACTTCCAATGTCCTAATCATTGGAGAGCTCCTGAAGCAGGTGGATCTCTACATTTCTGAAGGTCTTCATCCCAGAATAATTACAGAAGGATCTGACGCTGCAAAGGAAAAGGCACTTCAGTTTTTGGAACAAGTCAAACTAAGCAAAGAGATGGACAGGGAAACACTTATAGATGTGGCCAGAACATCCCTACGTACTAAAGTTCATGCTGAACTTGCTGATGTCTTAACAGAGGCTGTAGTGGACTCcattttagccattaaaaaacaaGATGAACCTATTGACCTCTTCATGGTTGAGATCATGGAGATGAAACATAAATCTGAAACTGATGCAAGCTTAATCAGAGGTCTTGTTTTGGACCATGGGACATGGCATCCTGATAtgaaaaagagagtaaaagatGCGTACATCCTCACATGCAATGTGTCATTAGAATATGGAAAAACAGAAGTGAAttccggcttttttttttttttttttttttacaagagtgCAGAGGAGAAAGTAGTGAAAGCTGAAAGAAAATTCATTGAAGACAgagttaaaaaaatgatagacCTGAAAACGAAAGTCTGTGGTGATTCAGATAAAGGATTTGTTGTTATTAATCAAAAGGGAATTGACCCCTTTTCCTTAGATGCTCTTGCAAAAGAAGGCATAGTAGCTCTGTGCagagctaaaaggagaaatgTGGAAAGGCTGACTCTTGCTTGTGGTGGAGTAGCCCTAAATTCTCTTGATGACCTAAATCCTGATTGTTTGGGACATGCAGGACTTGTCTATGAATATACATTGGGAAAAGACAAGTTCACCTTTATTGAGAAATATAACAATCCTCGCTCGGTCACATTACTGATCAAAGGACCAAATAATCACACACTTACTCAAATCAAAGATGCAATAAGAGATGGCTTGAGGGCTGTTTAAAATACTACTGATGATGGGTGTGTAGTTCCAGGTGCTGGTGCAGTGGAAGTGGCAATGGCAGAAGCCCTGATTAAATACAAGCGCAGTGTAAAGGGCAGGGCCCAACTTGGAGTTCAAGCATTTGCTGATGCATTGCTCATGATTCCCAAGGTTCTTGCTCAGAACTCTGTTTTTGACCTTCAGGAAACACTAGTTAAAGTTCAAGCAGAACATTCAGAATCAGGACAACTCGTGGGTGTGGACTTGAATACAGGTGAGCCAATGGTAGCAGCAGAAGTAGGCACCAGGGATAACTATTGTGTAAAGAAACAGCTTCTTCATTCCTGCTCTGCGATTGCCACCAACATTCTCCTGGTTGATGAGATCATGAGAGCTGGAATGTCTTCTCTCAAAAGCTGA